A stretch of Paenibacillus mucilaginosus 3016 DNA encodes these proteins:
- a CDS encoding DUF3309 family protein — MAGFGVDAGFGLDAGLHANAHLNAHTGVGAGYGHGHGYGYGGFTTVGVILVLFILLVIVTRAFI, encoded by the coding sequence ATGGCAGGATTTGGTGTAGACGCAGGATTTGGTTTGGACGCAGGGCTTCACGCGAACGCGCATCTCAACGCGCACACAGGGGTTGGTGCAGGTTACGGCCACGGTCATGGCTACGGCTACGGCGGCTTCACAACCGTTGGCGTCATCCTCGTACTGTTCATCCTTCTGGTCATCGTGACCCGCGCTTTCATCTAA
- a CDS encoding LacI family DNA-binding transcriptional regulator — MATINDVAAMAGVSVTTVSRVLNNRGYISEATRRKVYGAMETLHYQPNEIARSLLKKQSNLIGLIVPNVSHPFFGELASHVEFHAHRSGFKVLLCNSHLDPVKERDYIEMMKRNRVDGIIMGSHTLEVEEYRNLRHPIVTVDRLIDESIPYISADNYRGGELAAQHLVDRGCRKIAHICGNLELQLLANRRTDAFLETVRRHGVQHVVVQTDMNVFDQNQYEEKLEAVLREHPDIDGVFATSDIIAAFAVKICRRLGKEIPQDVRIVGYDDVNAASWLHPALTTIRQPIGEIGRLAVELILKQMDEELIVREHILSVELVQRETT; from the coding sequence ATGGCAACGATAAACGATGTAGCTGCAATGGCGGGTGTGTCCGTAACGACGGTATCCCGCGTGCTGAATAACCGGGGATATATCAGCGAAGCGACCCGGCGCAAGGTATACGGAGCGATGGAAACGCTCCATTACCAGCCGAACGAGATTGCGCGTTCGCTCCTCAAGAAGCAGTCCAACCTGATCGGACTCATAGTTCCGAACGTCTCGCATCCCTTCTTCGGCGAGCTGGCGAGTCACGTGGAATTCCATGCCCATCGCAGCGGCTTCAAGGTGCTGCTGTGCAACTCCCACCTTGATCCGGTCAAGGAGCGGGATTATATCGAGATGATGAAGCGCAACCGGGTGGACGGCATCATCATGGGCTCCCATACGCTGGAGGTAGAGGAATACCGCAACCTCCGGCATCCGATCGTGACGGTCGACCGGCTCATCGACGAGAGCATCCCGTATATCTCGGCGGACAACTACCGGGGCGGCGAGCTCGCGGCGCAGCATCTGGTGGACAGGGGCTGCCGCAAAATCGCGCATATCTGCGGCAACCTGGAGCTGCAGCTGCTGGCCAACCGGAGAACGGACGCGTTCCTGGAAACCGTACGGCGGCATGGAGTCCAGCATGTCGTCGTGCAGACGGACATGAACGTGTTCGACCAGAATCAATACGAGGAGAAGCTCGAAGCGGTGCTCAGGGAGCATCCCGACATCGACGGGGTGTTCGCCACCTCCGATATCATTGCGGCCTTCGCGGTCAAGATCTGCCGCAGGCTGGGTAAAGAAATACCGCAAGACGTGCGGATCGTCGGCTATGACGACGTCAATGCGGCCTCGTGGCTGCATCCTGCACTGACGACCATCCGGCAGCCGATCGGCGAGATCGGACGGCTGGCCGTGGAGCTGATTCTGAAGCAGATGGACGAGGAGCTGATCGTCCGCGAGCACATCCTGTCGGTTGAACTGGTGCAAAGGGAAACGACATAA